Proteins encoded in a region of the Solanum dulcamara chromosome 9, daSolDulc1.2, whole genome shotgun sequence genome:
- the LOC129904208 gene encoding actin-7-like, with the protein MADGIDIQTLVIDNKTTRSKVGFAGDDAPRTVFKSIVGVPYHTGVMMGMGGKYAYVGDEAQRKIGILTKKYPIEHGMVQNWDHMEKIWHHIFYNELCVAPEEPPILLTEVPLSPKANWEKMTEIMFEIFSVLSMYVAI; encoded by the exons ATGGCTGATGGGATAGATATTCAAACACTTGTTATCGACAACAAAACTACACGATCCAAG GTTGGGTTTGCTGGGGATGATGCTCCAAGGACTGTTTTCAAAAGTATAGTTGGCGTTCCTTATCATACTGGCGTTATGATGGGTATGGGAGGAAAATATGCTTATGTTGGTGATGAAGCTCAGCGTAAAATAGGTATTTTGACTAAGAAATATCCTATTGAACATGGCATGGTACAAAATTGGGATCATATGGAGAAAATCTGGCATCACATATTTTACAATGAACTCTGTGTTGCTCCCGAGGAGCCTCCCATTCTTCTGACTGAAGTGCCACTTAGCCCCAAAGCAAACTGGGAGAAAATGACTGAAATCATGTTTGAGATATTCAGTGTTCTATCCATGTATGTCGCAATCTAG